A single genomic interval of Thermosinus carboxydivorans Nor1 harbors:
- a CDS encoding RNA-guided endonuclease InsQ/TnpB family protein — MQTITLKMKLLSPNKGKLEKMIRMLEIYHQACSWFLAQAEALNTVSRAVLNRETYKQASGLFDLNRGTLQCAMLKALSARRSYLSRKQRGKKASLPKFETMVPVMVRQDCYSLHQLPSGTWVIKFPVSSGRSQIAVPIAASLYHVRKLIDLARGSCRQGSMEIWRDKGGEWYVSISLIYEPSFKEPSGVIGVDFGIVKLAVLSNNIFFDGRPIRWRKEHWAERRKALQQTGRLSRMKKEAGHERRWMRYINHCISKRIVQIAKDEGKAIALEQLTGIRERVRGSKKFNRMLSGWNFKELASFIEYKAALAGVLVFYVDPKETSKTCQKCGNVSRCNRKTQGWFKCIKCGYQSDADRVGALNIAAKALNALGA; from the coding sequence ATGCAAACTATAACTCTTAAAATGAAACTCCTGTCTCCCAACAAAGGTAAGCTGGAGAAAATGATCCGGATGCTGGAGATCTACCACCAGGCGTGCTCCTGGTTCCTGGCCCAGGCCGAAGCACTCAATACTGTCAGCCGGGCAGTTTTAAACCGTGAAACTTATAAGCAGGCTTCGGGATTATTCGACCTAAATCGAGGTACGCTCCAGTGCGCCATGCTTAAAGCCTTGTCTGCCAGGCGCTCCTACCTTTCCCGCAAGCAAAGGGGTAAAAAGGCTAGTCTGCCTAAGTTTGAGACAATGGTTCCGGTAATGGTGCGGCAGGACTGCTACTCTCTCCACCAGCTCCCTTCCGGGACGTGGGTTATTAAATTTCCCGTCTCTTCCGGCAGAAGCCAGATAGCCGTACCTATTGCCGCTTCTTTATATCACGTCAGAAAGCTCATAGATTTGGCAAGAGGTTCTTGCCGCCAGGGGTCTATGGAAATCTGGCGTGATAAAGGCGGCGAATGGTACGTTTCTATATCTCTTATATATGAACCAAGTTTTAAAGAGCCAAGCGGCGTAATAGGGGTCGACTTTGGGATAGTAAAATTGGCCGTACTGTCCAACAATATCTTTTTTGACGGTCGCCCGATAAGGTGGCGCAAAGAACATTGGGCAGAGCGGCGCAAAGCGCTACAGCAGACAGGCCGGCTTTCCCGCATGAAGAAAGAAGCTGGTCATGAGCGCAGGTGGATGCGCTATATCAACCACTGCATTTCTAAGCGCATTGTGCAGATAGCGAAGGATGAAGGTAAAGCCATCGCGCTGGAACAGCTAACCGGTATCCGCGAGCGGGTCAGAGGTTCAAAGAAGTTCAACCGGATGCTGTCCGGCTGGAATTTCAAAGAATTGGCATCTTTTATCGAGTACAAAGCCGCTCTTGCCGGAGTGCTGGTTTTCTACGTTGACCCCAAAGAGACTTCCAAGACATGTCAGAAGTGCGGGAATGTTTCCCGCTGCAACC
- a CDS encoding ABC transporter ATP-binding protein: MIKLVNVNMSFRGRPVLHDINLEIAKGEIMVIIGPSGSGKSTLLRLIIGLLKPTSGEIWVKGQEISRASEDEMNKLRRHMGMVFQYSALFDSMTVGENVAFGLRQHTDLSEEEIARVVRRRLRMVGLAGQENVMPSELSGGMKKRVSLARAMAINPEIVLYDEPTAGLDPIMSGTIDRMITSARRLFGVTSVVVTHHMSSAFNIADRIAMIYGGRIIEIGTVDEIRQSTNPIVQQFIHGYKSSALARRRQKP, translated from the coding sequence TCTTTTCGCGGCCGACCTGTTCTTCACGACATCAACCTAGAAATCGCCAAAGGGGAAATCATGGTGATTATCGGCCCCAGCGGCTCGGGCAAGAGTACGCTGCTACGCCTCATCATCGGCTTACTAAAACCCACCAGCGGCGAGATCTGGGTCAAGGGACAGGAAATTTCCCGCGCCAGCGAAGACGAAATGAATAAACTGCGCCGGCATATGGGAATGGTCTTTCAGTATTCGGCGCTGTTTGACTCCATGACGGTGGGGGAAAACGTCGCCTTTGGCCTGCGCCAGCATACCGACCTGAGCGAGGAAGAAATCGCCCGCGTGGTGCGGCGGCGCTTGCGGATGGTCGGCCTGGCGGGACAGGAAAACGTCATGCCGAGCGAGCTTTCCGGCGGGATGAAGAAGCGGGTCAGTTTAGCCCGGGCGATGGCCATCAATCCGGAAATCGTCCTTTACGACGAGCCTACCGCCGGTCTGGATCCAATTATGTCCGGCACCATTGACCGGATGATTACCAGCGCTCGCCGCCTTTTCGGCGTGACATCGGTGGTAGTTACTCACCACATGTCGAGTGCGTTTAACATTGCCGACCGCATCGCCATGATTTATGGCGGCCGGATTATTGAAATCGGGACGGTTGACGAAATTCGGCAGTCGACAAACCCCATCGTCCAGCAGTTTATCCACGGTTACAAGTCCAGCGCCCTGGCGCGAAGGAGGCAGAAACCATGA
- a CDS encoding MlaD family protein produces the protein MKLSTEAKVGAVTIVGLFLLAYMIVHLGGFSFSDKGYPVTVTFNQVSGLKEGNIVRYAGVEVGRVQEVAVVPEGVKVHLLINPGVKIPQGAQFTIGTDGLLGEKFINILPPATNSGFLSPGAHVRGEDPQGLDQLIATADRVLLDIQALVKSLNEVLGDEKVKGAMKEALLNAREITNHLNELSASMARMAKNSEGDIQDTVRNLRTMSGSLRDVAARVDRLMTEVDNNGRTAKDLRETIENLKTTSARVEKMAASLEGVVTDPETARNLKETLRNAREASEKANRMLGKVNSVKAEAGIEMLYDTDNHKYRSSADVRIQTSPRDFAVIGVSDIGDGSKTNFQVGRGESLAGRAGVIDGKAGIGLDAKLGQQLRLSLDAYDPNDVRVKLRTQYQVAPDTFIVGQVDGVNKSADTSTSVGVRTTF, from the coding sequence ATGAAACTGAGCACAGAAGCGAAGGTAGGTGCCGTTACCATTGTCGGCCTCTTTCTGCTGGCTTATATGATCGTCCACTTGGGCGGCTTTAGTTTCAGCGACAAGGGCTATCCCGTGACCGTCACGTTCAACCAGGTGAGCGGTCTGAAAGAGGGCAACATAGTCCGCTACGCCGGCGTGGAGGTAGGCCGGGTGCAGGAGGTCGCGGTTGTCCCCGAGGGGGTTAAGGTACATCTACTTATCAATCCCGGGGTAAAAATCCCGCAGGGAGCGCAGTTTACCATCGGTACCGACGGGCTGCTCGGCGAAAAATTTATCAATATTCTTCCCCCCGCGACCAATTCGGGATTTCTGTCCCCCGGCGCCCATGTGCGCGGCGAAGACCCGCAAGGGCTTGACCAGCTCATCGCCACTGCCGATCGGGTGCTCTTAGACATTCAGGCCTTGGTCAAATCGCTGAACGAGGTGTTGGGCGACGAAAAAGTGAAGGGAGCCATGAAGGAAGCCTTGCTGAACGCCCGCGAAATCACCAACCATTTAAATGAACTGAGCGCGAGCATGGCCCGGATGGCAAAAAACAGCGAGGGCGACATCCAGGATACGGTGCGCAATCTGCGGACGATGTCCGGCAGTTTGCGCGATGTGGCGGCCAGGGTGGACAGACTGATGACCGAGGTGGATAATAACGGCCGGACGGCCAAAGACTTGCGTGAAACAATTGAAAATTTAAAAACGACCAGCGCCCGGGTAGAAAAAATGGCCGCATCGCTGGAGGGGGTAGTTACCGACCCGGAAACTGCCCGCAATCTCAAAGAAACGCTGCGTAACGCCCGGGAGGCCAGCGAAAAGGCCAACCGCATGCTGGGCAAGGTGAACAGTGTCAAAGCCGAAGCTGGCATTGAAATGTTATACGATACCGACAACCACAAGTACCGCAGTAGTGCCGACGTGCGCATCCAAACGTCGCCCCGCGACTTTGCCGTCATCGGTGTCAGCGATATCGGCGATGGCAGCAAAACCAACTTCCAAGTAGGCCGCGGCGAGAGTCTGGCCGGGCGCGCCGGCGTCATCGACGGCAAAGCCGGCATTGGCCTTGACGCCAAACTTGGGCAGCAGCTGCGCCTCTCCCTGGATGCCTACGACCCCAACGATGTCCGGGTCAAACTGCGTACCCAGTACCAGGTGGCCCCTGATACCTTTATTGTCGGCCAGGTAGACGGCGTAAACAAAAGCGCTGACACAAGCACTTCGGTCGGCGTGCGGACGACGTTTTGA